One Fusarium poae strain DAOMC 252244 chromosome 4, whole genome shotgun sequence DNA window includes the following coding sequences:
- the PKI1 gene encoding Pyruvate kinase (BUSCO:12416at5125), with amino-acid sequence MSQKSENKNKSVMATTAQDHLEFGGKISWLASLDTAFRPERNYRRSSIICTIGPKTNSVEAINKLRDSGLNVVRMNFSHGSYEYHKSVIDHARESEATHPGRNVAIALDTKGPEIRTGNTPNDEDIPISVGHEMNITTDDAYATACDDKNMYVDYKNITSVIEPGRIIYVDDGVLAFDVLEIVDEKTIRVKARNNGAICSKKGVNLPNTDVDLPALSEKDKADLKFGVENNVDMVFASFIRRAQDIHDIREVLGEQGKRIQIISKIENRQGLNNFREILEATDGVMVARGDLGIEIPAAEVFAAQKKLIAMCNLAGKPVICATQMLESMIKNPRPTRAEISDVGNAITDGADCVMLSGETAKGSYPSEAVKEMHEACLKAENTIPYVSHFEEMCTLVKRPVSTVESCAMAAVRASLDLGAGGIIVLSTSGESARMLSKYRPVCPIFMVTRSPTTSRFAHLYRGVYPFLFPEQKPDFAQVNWQEDVDRRIKWAVNNALELNVLTPGDTVVVVQGWKGGMGNTNTLRIVKADPEHLGIGQLQ; translated from the exons ATGTCTCAGAAGTcagaaaacaaaaacaaaagcGTCATGGCTACCACCGCTCAGGACCACCTCGAATTCGGAGGCAAGATCTCATGGCTTGCCTCGCTCGACACCGCTTTCCGACCCGAGCGTAACTACCGCCGCTCTTCAATCATCTGCACCATTGGCCCCAAGACCAACTCTGTCGAGGCCATCAACAAGCTCCGAGATTCCGGTCTTAACGTTGTCCGCATGAACTTTTCTCACGGATCATACGAGTACCACAAGTCCGTCATTGACCATGCTCGTGAGTCCGAGGCCACCCACCCTGGCCGCAACGTCGCCATTGCCCTCGACACCAAGGGTCCCGAAATCCGAACTGGTAACACTCCCAATGATGAGGACATTCCCATCAGCGTCGGACACGAGATGAACATCACCACCGACGATGCTTATGCCACCGCTTGCGACGACAAGAACAT GTACGTCGACTACAAGAACATCACCAGCGTCATTGAGCCCGGCCGTATCATCTACGTCGACGATGGTGTCCTCGCTTTCGATGTCCTCGAGATTGTTGACGAGAAGACCATCCGTGTCAAGGCCCGCAACAACGGTGCTATCTGCTCCAAGAAGGGTGTCAACCTGCCCAACACTGATGTCGATCTGCCTGCTCTCTCCGAGAAGGACAAGGCCGATCTGAAGTTCGGTGTTGAGAACAACGTCGACATGGTCTTTGCTTCATTTATCCGCCGTGCTCAGGACATCCACGACATCCGTGAGGTCCTCGGTGAGCAGGGTAAGCGCATCCAGATTATCTCCAAGATTGAGAACCGACAAGGTCTCAACAACTTCCGTGAGATCCTCGAGGCCACAGACGGTGTCATGGTTGCCCGTGGTGATCTCGGAATCGAGATTCCCGCTGCTGAGGTTTTCGCCGCCCAGAAGAAGCTCATTGCCATGTGCAACCTTGCCGGCAAGCCCGTCATCTGCGCTACTCAGATGCTCGAGTCCATGATCAAGAACCCCCGCCCTACCCGTGCCGAAATCAGCGATGTCGGTAACGCCATTACTGACGGTGCCGACTGTGTCATGCTTTCCGGCGAGACGGCCAAGGGTAGCTACCCCTCTGAGGCCGTCAAGGAGATGCACGAGGCCTGTCTCAAGGCTGAGAACACCATCCCCTATGTCTCCCACTTTGAGGAGATGTGCACTCTCGTCAAGCGCCCCGTCAGCACTGTCGAGTCTTGTGCCATGGCCGCTGTCCGCGCCTCTCTCGACCTTGGTGCCGGTGGTATCATTGTCCTTTCCACCTCTGGCGAGTCGGCCCGCATGCTTTCCAAGTACCGACCCGTCTGCCCTATCTTCATGGTCACCCGAAGCCCTACAACATCTCGATTCGCTCACTTGTACCGTGGCGTTTACCCCTTCCTGTTCCCCGAGCAGAAGCCCGACTTTGCTCAGGTTAACTGGCAGGAGGATGTTGACCGCCGAATCAAGTGGGCTGTCAACAACGCTCTCGAGCTTAACGTCCTGACCCCCGGCGACACCGTCGTCGTTGTCCAGGGCTGGAAGGGCGGCATGGGTAACACCAACACCCTCCGAATTGTCAAGGCCGACCCCGAGCACCTCGGCATTGGTCAGCTTCAGTAA